The following are encoded together in the Desulfovibrio sp. genome:
- the ftsH gene encoding ATP-dependent zinc metalloprotease FtsH, with protein MNQMSRNLMLWAIIVLAMVMLFNMFQQPQGVMQRVPYSDFLNQVEGGQILSVTMQGHTLTGKTSDGKTVQTYAPQDLGLVNRLIEKKVEVKAEPPEEQPWYMTLLVSWFPMLLLVGVWIFFMRQMQGGGGKAMNFGRSKARMLSQDSVRVTFADVAGIDEAKDELAEVVEFLSNPKKFTRLGGRIPKGVLLVGPPGTGKTLLARAVAGEAGVPFFSISGSDFVEMFVGVGASRVRDLFVQGKKNAPCLIFIDEIDAVGRQRGAGLGGGHDEREQTLNQMLVEMDGFESNEGVILIAATNRPDVLDPALLRPGRFDRQVVVPTPDLRGRRRILEVHTKRTPLSGDVDLDVLARGTPGFSGADLENLVNEAALQAAKLNQDRLDMHDFEYAKDKVLMGRERRSLILSDDEKRITAYHEGGHALVARLLPGADPVHKVTIIPRGRALGVTMQLPEEDRHGYSRSYLRNTLVVLLGGRVAEELIFDDITTGASNDIERVTRMARKMVCEWGMSEAVGTLAIGETGEEVFIGREWVQNKNFSESTARLVDSEVKRIVDEAHARCTELLKNNEEVLHRIAQALLDRETITGEELDLLLEDKELPPLDTNGKPMKYSEAPSRPSKGNGKGKSAEAPAGAAAETSTGASTSKPAEFTLEPDPVDGSVAPHEAPTSAGGGESRPQDAADQGEKDDNKRQQ; from the coding sequence TTGAACCAGATGAGTCGCAACCTGATGCTATGGGCTATTATCGTCCTGGCGATGGTTATGCTTTTTAATATGTTCCAGCAGCCGCAGGGCGTAATGCAACGGGTGCCTTATTCAGACTTTCTGAATCAGGTCGAAGGCGGGCAGATACTGTCCGTTACGATGCAAGGCCACACGCTTACAGGCAAAACATCAGACGGCAAAACTGTTCAGACATATGCTCCGCAGGATCTGGGGCTCGTCAACCGCCTTATTGAAAAAAAGGTGGAAGTCAAGGCAGAGCCGCCTGAAGAACAGCCCTGGTATATGACCCTGCTGGTTTCGTGGTTCCCCATGCTGCTTCTTGTGGGCGTGTGGATTTTCTTTATGCGCCAGATGCAGGGCGGCGGCGGCAAGGCCATGAATTTTGGCCGTTCCAAAGCGCGCATGCTCAGTCAGGACAGCGTACGGGTCACTTTTGCCGATGTGGCCGGGATTGATGAGGCCAAGGACGAACTGGCCGAAGTTGTGGAATTTTTGTCCAATCCCAAAAAGTTTACCCGTCTTGGCGGGCGCATCCCCAAGGGCGTTTTGCTCGTGGGGCCTCCCGGTACGGGTAAAACCCTTCTTGCGCGTGCCGTGGCCGGAGAGGCGGGGGTTCCCTTCTTTTCCATTTCCGGCTCGGACTTTGTGGAAATGTTTGTGGGCGTGGGCGCTTCGCGCGTGCGCGACCTTTTTGTGCAGGGCAAAAAAAATGCCCCCTGCCTTATTTTTATTGACGAAATTGACGCCGTGGGCCGTCAGCGTGGAGCCGGGCTCGGCGGCGGGCACGACGAACGCGAGCAGACCCTGAACCAGATGCTGGTTGAAATGGACGGCTTTGAAAGCAATGAGGGCGTCATCCTCATTGCCGCCACCAACCGTCCCGACGTGCTGGACCCGGCCTTGCTGCGTCCCGGCCGTTTCGACCGTCAGGTGGTCGTGCCTACGCCCGATCTGCGTGGCAGGCGCCGCATCCTTGAAGTCCACACCAAGCGCACGCCCCTGTCCGGCGACGTGGATCTTGACGTCCTGGCGCGCGGCACACCCGGTTTCTCCGGCGCTGACCTGGAAAATCTGGTCAACGAAGCGGCTTTGCAGGCCGCCAAGCTGAATCAGGACAGACTGGACATGCACGATTTTGAATACGCCAAGGACAAGGTGCTCATGGGCCGCGAGCGTCGCAGCCTTATCCTGTCCGATGACGAAAAGCGCATCACCGCCTATCATGAGGGTGGTCATGCCCTGGTGGCCCGTCTGCTGCCTGGGGCGGATCCTGTGCACAAGGTGACCATCATCCCGCGTGGCCGCGCCCTTGGCGTGACCATGCAGCTGCCCGAAGAAGACCGCCACGGCTATTCGCGCTCGTATCTGCGCAATACCCTTGTGGTGCTGCTGGGCGGCCGGGTGGCTGAAGAGCTTATTTTTGACGATATCACCACCGGCGCTTCCAACGACATCGAGCGCGTCACGCGTATGGCCCGCAAGATGGTGTGCGAGTGGGGCATGAGCGAGGCCGTGGGCACGCTGGCCATCGGCGAAACCGGTGAAGAAGTCTTTATCGGGCGCGAATGGGTGCAGAACAAGAACTTCAGCGAAAGCACCGCGCGTCTGGTTGACTCCGAAGTCAAGCGCATTGTGGATGAAGCGCACGCGCGCTGTACAGAACTGCTTAAAAACAATGAAGAAGTACTGCACCGCATAGCGCAGGCCCTGCTTGACCGCGAAACCATCACGGGCGAAGAGCTTGATCTTCTGCTGGAAGACAAGGAACTGCCGCCTCTGGACACCAATGGCAAGCCCATGAAGTATTCCGAAGCGCCGAGCCGTCCCAGCAAGGGCAACGGTAAGGGCAAGAGCGCCGAAGCTCCTGCTGGTGCTGCCGCAGAAACGTCCACGGGCGCTTCCACCAGCAAGCCTGCCGAGTTTACTCTTGAGCCTGATCCGGTGGACGGTTCCGTCGCGCCGCATGAAGCGCCCACATCGGCCGGGGGCGGTGAATCCCGGCCCCAGGACGCCGCAGATCAGGGTGAAAAAGACGACAATAAGCGACAGCAGTAA
- a CDS encoding NAD(P)/FAD-dependent oxidoreductase, with protein MDRRFFLQLSAIAAASSLVGWKFAGAAPKSEDGVYDAIVVGAGLGGLTCAGYLAKNGFKVLLLEQYEVPGGYATSFLRGSDKGDFLCEVSLHSSVLASGDTRALLEDLGIWNKLELLDHPHAWSSRFPGLSVDIPAKCGLKGFERQMADMFPAERQGLTAYFAMWQKVMDECAALEKGLSASDEARFPQLFPTLWDIKDKTVGQLLDKHIHDPRLKALLGQSCSYYGLPPSRLSAFYYLDPTGDYIENGGSYIKGTSQSLSNALAGVITDAGGEVRYGARVESIMLANGKATGVKTADGREFKAKAVVCNASAPQVFNKFLPQGSVAKEYADKLDTYTFSPGSVIVWLGLDRDITKQFPHPEVSYYASLDLDANYKEAMQAHFDKSGFSIMVYDNLQQGFSPEGCSSLSIVASCSQDVWKDMEADYLAGNSPAYTKKKQELTDLLIAQAEKLAIPGLSSMIIMSESSTPLTNYRFTLNPGGALYGYNQSVDNSFMTRLPNKTKVPGVYLASAWGSPGGGYGGALVGGKAAFKEVTDYLSQQG; from the coding sequence ATGGACAGAAGATTTTTCCTTCAATTATCCGCCATTGCAGCTGCCAGCTCATTGGTAGGATGGAAATTCGCAGGGGCAGCCCCCAAATCGGAAGACGGCGTCTACGATGCCATTGTTGTTGGAGCGGGATTGGGAGGATTGACCTGCGCCGGCTACCTGGCAAAAAACGGATTCAAGGTACTGTTGCTTGAACAGTATGAGGTGCCTGGGGGCTATGCCACGTCATTTCTGCGCGGGTCGGACAAAGGCGATTTCTTGTGCGAGGTTTCTCTGCATTCTTCCGTGCTCGCCTCTGGAGACACCAGAGCGCTGTTGGAAGACCTCGGCATCTGGAACAAGCTGGAACTGCTCGACCATCCGCACGCATGGTCTTCACGGTTCCCTGGTCTTTCGGTGGATATTCCCGCCAAATGCGGCCTCAAGGGTTTTGAACGGCAGATGGCGGACATGTTCCCGGCCGAGCGCCAGGGGCTGACTGCCTATTTTGCGATGTGGCAGAAGGTCATGGATGAATGTGCAGCTCTGGAAAAAGGGCTGTCCGCATCGGACGAAGCGCGCTTTCCGCAATTATTTCCTACACTGTGGGACATCAAGGACAAGACGGTGGGGCAGCTTTTGGACAAGCACATACATGACCCCCGGCTCAAGGCGCTGCTGGGGCAGAGCTGCAGCTACTACGGCCTGCCGCCCTCGCGTCTCTCGGCTTTCTACTACCTCGACCCCACGGGCGACTATATTGAAAACGGCGGTTCCTATATCAAGGGCACGTCGCAGTCATTGTCCAACGCTCTGGCCGGGGTCATCACGGATGCCGGTGGCGAGGTGCGCTATGGCGCCAGGGTAGAATCCATAATGCTTGCCAATGGAAAAGCGACAGGGGTCAAAACCGCCGACGGACGGGAATTCAAGGCAAAGGCCGTGGTCTGCAACGCCAGCGCGCCGCAGGTTTTCAACAAGTTCCTGCCGCAGGGAAGCGTCGCCAAAGAATATGCCGACAAACTGGATACCTATACCTTCAGCCCCGGCAGCGTCATTGTGTGGCTTGGGCTTGACCGGGACATTACCAAGCAGTTCCCGCATCCCGAAGTTTCCTACTACGCCAGCCTGGACCTGGACGCCAATTACAAAGAAGCCATGCAGGCCCATTTTGACAAGTCAGGCTTTTCGATCATGGTATACGACAATCTTCAGCAGGGATTTTCCCCTGAGGGTTGCTCAAGCCTGAGCATAGTGGCCAGTTGCTCGCAAGACGTATGGAAGGACATGGAGGCGGACTACCTGGCTGGCAACAGCCCCGCCTATACCAAAAAGAAACAGGAATTGACCGACCTGCTTATCGCTCAGGCCGAAAAACTGGCCATTCCCGGTCTTTCCAGCATGATTATCATGAGCGAAAGCTCCACACCATTGACCAATTACCGCTTCACGCTCAACCCTGGCGGCGCGCTCTATGGGTACAACCAGAGTGTCGACAACTCCTTCATGACCCGTTTGCCCAACAAAACAAAGGTGCCGGGCGTGTATCTTGCCAGCGCCTGGGGTTCGCCGGGCGGAGGTTATGGTGGCGCGCTGGTGGGCGGCAAGGCAGCCTTCAAGGAAGTGACGGACTATTTGTCCCAACAAGGGTAG